Proteins encoded within one genomic window of Dyadobacter chenhuakuii:
- the atpA gene encoding F0F1 ATP synthase subunit alpha: protein MVSVRPDEVSAILREQLAGAKSEAELEEVGTVLQVGDGVARIYGLSQVQAGELLVFENGLKALALNLEEDNVGAVLLGDFSDIKEGATVKRTKEIASVKVGDGIIGRVVNTLAEPIDGNGPLTGDLYEMPLERKAPGVIFRQPVTEPLQTGIKAIDAMIPIGRGQRELIIGDRQTGKTAVAIDTIINQKEYFDKGEPVFCIYVACGQKASTIKGIEATLRRYGAMDYTVIVAAGASDPSPMQFYAPFTGAAIGEFFRDTGRPALVIYDDLSKQAVSYREVSLLLRRPPGREAYPGDVFYLHSRLLERAAKIIADDTIARNMNDLPPSLKGIVKGGGSLTALPIIETQAGDVSAYIPTNVISITDGQIFLESNLFNSGIRPAINVGISVSRVGGNAQIKSMKKVSGTLKLDQAQFRELEAFAKFGSDLDAATKLAIDRGRRNQEVLKQPQYSPVPVEQQVATVYASTKGLLDLVDVNRVKEFEKDFLTVLTTQHKDTLSALRAGKLDNSVTDVVEKVAREVAVKYR from the coding sequence ATGGTATCTGTTAGACCGGATGAAGTTTCGGCCATCCTGCGCGAACAACTTGCAGGAGCTAAATCAGAAGCAGAACTCGAAGAAGTAGGAACAGTCCTTCAGGTTGGCGACGGTGTTGCCCGCATTTATGGCCTTTCCCAGGTGCAGGCAGGTGAGCTGCTTGTTTTCGAGAACGGCCTTAAAGCCCTCGCGCTTAACCTCGAGGAAGACAACGTCGGAGCCGTGTTGCTGGGTGATTTTAGCGACATCAAGGAAGGAGCCACCGTGAAGCGAACCAAAGAAATCGCTTCTGTAAAGGTTGGAGACGGAATTATAGGCCGCGTTGTAAATACACTCGCTGAACCAATCGACGGGAATGGTCCGTTGACAGGTGACCTTTACGAAATGCCACTTGAGCGTAAAGCTCCCGGGGTTATTTTCCGTCAACCTGTAACTGAACCTCTTCAGACTGGTATCAAGGCAATCGACGCAATGATCCCCATCGGCCGCGGCCAGCGGGAATTGATCATCGGTGACCGCCAGACTGGTAAGACGGCAGTTGCTATTGATACAATTATCAATCAAAAAGAATATTTCGACAAAGGCGAACCTGTATTCTGTATCTACGTTGCCTGCGGACAAAAAGCTTCAACCATCAAAGGAATTGAAGCAACACTTCGCCGCTACGGAGCCATGGACTACACGGTAATCGTTGCTGCCGGTGCATCAGATCCTTCTCCAATGCAATTCTACGCGCCATTTACAGGTGCAGCGATTGGAGAATTCTTCCGGGACACAGGCCGTCCTGCTTTGGTTATCTATGATGACCTTTCGAAGCAAGCGGTTTCTTATCGTGAAGTTTCCCTGCTTCTTCGCCGCCCTCCGGGACGTGAAGCTTATCCAGGTGACGTATTTTATCTGCACAGCCGCCTTTTGGAGCGTGCAGCGAAAATCATCGCGGATGATACAATCGCAAGAAACATGAACGACCTTCCTCCTTCATTGAAAGGAATCGTTAAAGGTGGTGGTTCATTAACAGCGCTTCCGATTATCGAAACACAAGCGGGAGACGTTTCTGCATATATTCCAACGAACGTAATTTCGATTACGGACGGACAGATCTTCCTTGAATCCAACTTGTTTAACTCTGGTATCCGTCCTGCAATCAATGTGGGTATTTCGGTATCCCGTGTAGGTGGTAATGCGCAGATCAAGTCGATGAAGAAGGTTTCAGGAACATTGAAGCTGGATCAGGCGCAATTCCGTGAATTGGAAGCGTTTGCGAAATTCGGTTCGGATCTTGATGCGGCTACAAAACTGGCCATTGACAGAGGCCGCCGTAACCAGGAGGTTTTGAAACAACCTCAATATTCTCCGGTTCCTGTTGAACAGCAAGTAGCAACAGTTTACGCTTCTACAAAAGGTCTGCTTGACTTGGTTGACGTGAACCGTGTGAAGGAGTTTGAAAAAGATTTCCTTACCGTTCTGACTACTCAGCATAAAGACACTTTATCGGCATTGCGTGCTGGTAAACTGGACAACAGCGTAACCGACGTAGTTGAAAAAGTTGCGCGTGAAGTTGCTGTAAAATATCGTTAA
- the atpG gene encoding ATP synthase F1 subunit gamma, with protein sequence MASLKEVRNRIVSVNSTQQITKAMKMVAAAKLRRAQDNIMQMRPYAQKLGDMLTTVSSGAESAVDSPLKTVRPVEKVLIVVVTSDRGLCGAFNTNIVKATLLLIETKYAAQAARGNVEIFAIGKKGAESLAKRGFVVNKTYMDLFGRLNFVAVKQAAEEIMKAFSDGQYDAVDLVYNEFKNVATQIIHTDRYLPIATEDKTTRTKTAEVNYIFEPTEEEILAELIPKSLKIQLYRSVLESNASEQGARMTAMDKATENAQELLKELKLVYNRTRQAAITTEILEIVGGAEALKN encoded by the coding sequence ATGGCGAGCTTAAAAGAAGTCCGTAACCGGATCGTATCCGTTAATTCAACGCAGCAAATCACCAAGGCCATGAAAATGGTTGCAGCTGCAAAGTTGCGCAGGGCTCAGGATAACATCATGCAGATGCGTCCTTATGCTCAGAAGCTGGGTGATATGCTTACAACAGTTTCTTCCGGTGCAGAAAGTGCGGTGGATAGTCCTTTGAAAACGGTTCGTCCGGTTGAAAAGGTGCTTATCGTGGTTGTTACTTCTGACCGTGGATTGTGTGGTGCTTTCAATACGAATATTGTGAAAGCAACATTGCTGTTGATCGAGACAAAATATGCTGCGCAGGCGGCAAGAGGAAATGTAGAAATCTTTGCCATTGGTAAAAAAGGCGCCGAATCCCTTGCTAAAAGAGGTTTTGTAGTGAATAAAACTTACATGGACCTTTTCGGCAGATTGAACTTTGTGGCTGTTAAACAGGCCGCAGAAGAAATCATGAAAGCGTTTTCAGACGGTCAATACGATGCGGTGGATCTGGTTTATAACGAATTTAAAAACGTTGCAACCCAAATCATTCACACAGACCGTTATCTGCCGATTGCAACAGAAGATAAAACAACAAGAACAAAAACAGCTGAGGTTAACTACATTTTCGAACCAACTGAGGAGGAGATTCTTGCCGAATTGATCCCAAAGTCATTGAAAATTCAGCTTTACCGTTCCGTTTTAGAATCAAATGCTTCGGAACAAGGCGCTCGTATGACAGCAATGGATAAGGCGACAGAGAATGCTCAGGAGCTTTTGAAAGAACTGAAATTGGTTTACAACCGTACGCGTCAGGCGGCGATTACAACTGAGATCCTTGAAATTGTCGGCGGAGCAGAAGCTTTGAAGAACTAA
- a CDS encoding thioredoxin domain-containing protein produces MQTTSLLKMLGMFCIGLVAICSCEKQAEKRIVAVVEGEAISLEEVDNLIKNSLYEYLFAIYDVRRIALNELINSRMISKEAKALHVSVDSVTSLRIAEMKQKLTKDQYVSDNALQHGVVDEENPFKLIPLHTDEGQRILEKSYVKFLNQMLNKELSAKYKVKISLEPPETPKLDLRGTITYARRNMQSLNVVTIVSDFDCPVCQSKVPVFKQLFKKYSDRVRFEYVHLSPSISKSILFSACAAKQGKFWEAHDLLFRMGQNGSQEIESLMTSLNLDPKACKTCMESDKVADEINASMEQLRALGIKVTPTIIINNRIYYGEISEEVMGQFIEKSLK; encoded by the coding sequence ATGCAGACGACAAGCTTGCTGAAGATGCTTGGCATGTTCTGCATTGGTTTAGTAGCCATCTGTTCGTGCGAGAAACAGGCTGAAAAAAGGATAGTAGCAGTAGTGGAGGGTGAGGCAATAAGCTTGGAGGAAGTGGATAACCTGATTAAAAACTCGCTCTATGAGTATCTTTTCGCCATTTATGATGTTCGGAGAATTGCACTGAATGAGCTAATTAATAGCAGGATGATTTCCAAAGAGGCAAAGGCACTGCATGTTAGTGTTGATTCAGTCACCTCTCTGAGAATTGCGGAAATGAAGCAAAAATTGACAAAGGATCAATATGTCTCGGATAATGCTTTGCAGCATGGGGTCGTGGATGAAGAGAATCCATTTAAATTGATCCCACTTCATACTGACGAAGGGCAAAGAATACTGGAAAAGAGCTATGTTAAATTTTTGAATCAGATGCTCAACAAAGAACTGAGTGCTAAATACAAAGTCAAGATTTCACTTGAACCGCCGGAAACGCCTAAACTGGACTTACGGGGGACCATTACTTACGCCCGCAGAAACATGCAATCATTGAACGTTGTCACCATCGTCTCTGACTTTGATTGCCCGGTTTGTCAGAGTAAAGTGCCTGTTTTTAAGCAGTTGTTCAAGAAATATAGCGATAGGGTTCGCTTTGAATATGTTCATCTTTCCCCGTCGATTAGTAAGTCAATCTTATTTTCTGCGTGTGCCGCGAAACAGGGTAAATTTTGGGAAGCACATGATTTGCTGTTTCGAATGGGTCAGAATGGATCTCAGGAAATAGAAAGTTTAATGACGAGCTTAAATCTGGACCCCAAGGCTTGTAAAACCTGTATGGAATCTGACAAAGTTGCTGATGAAATTAATGCAAGTATGGAGCAGTTGAGGGCGTTAGGCATTAAGGTTACGCCTACCATAATCATTAATAACAGAATTTATTATGGTGAGATTTCCGAAGAAGTTATGGGTCAGTTTATCGAGAAGTCCCTTAAATGA
- a CDS encoding DUF4249 domain-containing protein, which translates to MLIPLSCVQNVELDLIKGNEKVLVVESEFNNLNTGNFVRLTWTRNVQEKEVLPVDHALIVVSSDSGETDTLKKENDDNNNFDGYYFSDRLKCEPNRTYTLKIDVDGRMYEATATMPRPPKIDSLRLGFVKYEIGKSDGVMPFIYFREPSVEKNYYMGKLCPDGYFSRRNPCPVMTWYANRAVLLLDDKYLAGYVNGININLPDDPKRKYIPSLFGDYLAILYSITPESYEYFQSLMEALKSDGGVYSPSPANHPTNIKSKHKVVGFFHVASLDSFPFFAPLR; encoded by the coding sequence ATGCTGATCCCTCTTTCATGCGTACAGAATGTCGAGTTGGACTTAATCAAGGGCAATGAGAAAGTTTTGGTGGTCGAGAGTGAATTTAATAACCTAAACACTGGGAACTTCGTAAGGTTGACTTGGACGCGCAATGTTCAGGAAAAGGAAGTGCTGCCAGTTGATCATGCTTTGATTGTAGTCAGTTCTGACAGCGGTGAAACTGATACTTTGAAGAAAGAAAACGATGATAATAATAATTTTGATGGATATTATTTTTCAGATAGATTAAAATGTGAGCCAAACAGAACGTACACCCTGAAAATTGACGTTGATGGGAGAATGTACGAGGCAACCGCGACAATGCCCCGTCCTCCTAAAATTGATTCTTTACGCCTGGGTTTTGTCAAGTATGAAATTGGGAAATCTGATGGGGTTATGCCCTTTATTTATTTTAGAGAGCCATCAGTAGAAAAAAATTACTACATGGGAAAGTTGTGCCCGGATGGGTACTTTTCCCGTCGAAATCCTTGTCCAGTGATGACTTGGTATGCCAACCGGGCGGTACTGCTTTTGGACGATAAATATCTAGCTGGATATGTCAATGGTATTAACATCAATTTACCCGATGACCCTAAGAGAAAGTACATTCCAAGCCTTTTCGGAGACTACCTTGCCATTCTCTATTCGATAACCCCAGAGAGCTATGAATATTTTCAATCATTAATGGAAGCCCTTAAGAGCGATGGAGGAGTGTATTCGCCATCACCAGCAAATCATCCAACCAATATTAAAAGCAAGCATAAAGTAGTCGGATTTTTTCATGTAGCAAGTCTTGATTCATTCCCATTTTTTGCACCGCTTCGCTGA
- a CDS encoding helix-turn-helix domain-containing protein: MPAFSEKIRAVRMMKGIKQSELASFLNVRQQSISKLENDKTNISGELAEKVANYLGFRSKEEMELFYEKHILKHRQKNAEANHGYI, translated from the coding sequence ATGCCCGCCTTCAGTGAGAAAATTCGTGCTGTCAGAATGATGAAAGGGATTAAACAATCGGAGCTTGCTTCTTTTTTGAATGTCAGACAGCAATCTATCAGCAAATTGGAAAACGATAAAACCAACATCAGTGGCGAACTAGCTGAAAAGGTTGCGAACTATTTAGGCTTTCGCAGTAAGGAAGAAATGGAGCTCTTCTACGAAAAGCACATTCTCAAACACCGTCAGAAGAATGCAGAGGCAAATCATGGGTATATATGA
- a CDS encoding carboxy terminal-processing peptidase yields the protein MKKYLITLIPVVLLGWQKGPVQEKAAIIPAAEVSMDEDIKPIPAQFKAEELTTRILSSYHYRKTRLSDSLSQAIFDKYIDGIDHGKLYYLASDLADFDKYKNSFDDYLQKRELDVPFAMYNVFRKRYKERSDYIQGLLKEEKPFDFTADESMNTDREKAAWAKSTDELNDTWRKYLKSEALDLKLSGKADTAVISTLKDRYKNRDRALGRIRTEQVFQMFMNAYAESMDPHTSYMAPTSADRFKQEMSQSLEGIGALLREEDNYIKIVEVIPGGPAFKGKQLKKEDKIIAVAQGDEGKMVDIVGWFVDDAVKLIKGPKSTVVRLQVISADAISGTPPKEYRLVREKIKLEEQRAKSEIVSVNNANKEYKIGVIDIPLFYRDFEGAQHKEKEFSSTTRDVQKLITELQTSNVDGIVIDLRNNGGGSLTEAVSLTGLFINRGPVVQVKEGQGEVEVQSDNDPTIAYDGPMAVMVNRFSASASEIFAAAIQDYKRGIIVGEQTYGKGTVQTLIDLNQWVPKETDQLGQVKLTVAKFYRINGSSTQLKGVMPDLELPTAFKVNEFGEGSQPSALPWDQIASSRYEPTNNINAKVVDQLKGKYNQRLKTDEELKTLVKTLNDFKEARENKIVSLQESKRKVERAEAEKKRLAMKQLGEDNADGEEEEEDGKAVEAPKEVKKKKDIYLTETSRMLADLIVISKEPSLAGTKKK from the coding sequence ATGAAAAAGTACTTAATCACGCTTATTCCGGTAGTATTACTGGGCTGGCAGAAGGGGCCTGTTCAGGAAAAAGCGGCAATTATACCAGCCGCAGAGGTGTCAATGGACGAGGATATCAAGCCTATTCCTGCTCAGTTTAAAGCTGAGGAGCTGACAACCAGGATTCTCTCTAGTTATCATTACAGAAAGACCAGGCTCAGCGATTCGCTTTCACAAGCGATTTTTGATAAGTACATTGACGGCATTGATCATGGCAAGTTGTATTATCTGGCCAGCGATTTAGCCGATTTTGATAAATACAAAAATTCGTTTGATGACTATCTTCAAAAGAGAGAATTGGATGTGCCTTTTGCCATGTATAATGTTTTCAGAAAACGTTATAAGGAAAGAAGCGATTACATTCAGGGACTTCTGAAAGAGGAGAAACCATTTGATTTCACGGCAGACGAGTCTATGAACACCGACCGTGAAAAAGCGGCATGGGCTAAGAGTACGGACGAACTGAACGACACATGGCGCAAGTATCTGAAAAGCGAAGCGCTGGATTTGAAGTTGTCGGGCAAAGCGGATACGGCCGTTATTTCAACATTGAAGGACCGTTATAAAAACCGTGACCGTGCATTGGGCCGCATTCGTACCGAGCAGGTTTTCCAAATGTTCATGAATGCTTATGCTGAGTCTATGGACCCGCATACAAGTTACATGGCACCAACTTCTGCGGACCGTTTCAAGCAGGAAATGAGCCAGTCGCTGGAAGGAATCGGCGCATTGCTTCGTGAGGAAGATAATTATATCAAAATCGTAGAAGTAATCCCCGGCGGTCCTGCATTTAAAGGAAAACAGCTTAAAAAGGAAGATAAGATTATTGCCGTTGCCCAGGGAGATGAAGGTAAAATGGTGGATATCGTAGGCTGGTTTGTGGATGACGCAGTGAAACTGATCAAAGGGCCAAAATCGACTGTGGTAAGGCTTCAAGTTATCTCCGCAGATGCGATTTCAGGAACACCTCCAAAAGAATACAGGTTGGTGCGTGAGAAGATCAAATTGGAAGAGCAACGCGCGAAAAGTGAGATCGTTTCAGTTAATAACGCCAACAAAGAATACAAAATTGGTGTAATCGACATTCCGCTATTCTACCGCGACTTTGAAGGCGCGCAACATAAGGAGAAGGAGTTTTCAAGCACAACACGCGATGTTCAAAAGCTGATTACTGAGCTGCAGACTTCTAATGTCGACGGTATTGTAATTGACCTGAGAAACAACGGTGGTGGTTCATTGACAGAGGCGGTTTCATTGACAGGTTTGTTCATCAACAGAGGACCGGTGGTTCAGGTTAAGGAAGGACAGGGAGAAGTTGAAGTTCAGTCTGATAATGATCCAACCATTGCTTATGACGGCCCTATGGCTGTGATGGTGAACCGTTTCAGTGCTTCTGCATCAGAAATTTTTGCAGCAGCCATTCAGGATTACAAACGTGGAATTATTGTTGGAGAGCAAACTTACGGTAAAGGAACCGTTCAAACATTGATCGACCTGAACCAGTGGGTTCCGAAAGAAACAGACCAGTTGGGACAAGTGAAGCTTACAGTTGCTAAATTTTACAGAATCAACGGAAGCAGCACGCAGCTTAAAGGTGTAATGCCTGATCTGGAATTGCCAACTGCATTTAAAGTAAACGAATTCGGCGAAGGTTCTCAGCCAAGCGCATTGCCTTGGGATCAAATCGCATCTTCGCGCTACGAGCCAACCAACAACATTAATGCAAAAGTGGTTGACCAGCTCAAAGGCAAATACAACCAGCGTTTGAAAACGGACGAAGAGTTGAAAACTTTGGTTAAAACACTTAACGATTTTAAAGAAGCGCGAGAAAACAAGATCGTTTCCTTGCAAGAATCAAAACGTAAAGTTGAACGTGCCGAAGCGGAGAAAAAAAGGCTTGCTATGAAGCAACTTGGCGAGGACAATGCTGATGGCGAAGAGGAGGAAGAAGATGGCAAAGCCGTTGAAGCTCCGAAAGAGGTTAAGAAAAAGAAAGACATTTATCTAACCGAAACCAGCCGGATGCTAGCCGACTTGATCGTAATATCGAAAGAGCCGAGTTTGGCAGGGACTAAGAAGAAGTAA
- a CDS encoding FKBP-type peptidyl-prolyl cis-trans isomerase has protein sequence MYKLEKTILAALVAGVLVTTGSEAQTIKKTTKPAATVKKAPSTPVKAAATPAVLKNKMDSLSAAIGVSFSNSLNSQGISDINTEVLTKTINASLKGGKTAFTPEDANKFIGEYFQKLTEEKGAVFRVEGEKFLEENKKKEGVVTTESGLQYQIIKAGEGPKPAATDKVKTHYHGTLTNGTVFDSSVERGEPVEFPVNGVIKGWTEALQLMPVGSKWKLFIPYQLAYGERAAGPQIPAYSALVFEVELLEIVK, from the coding sequence ATGTACAAATTAGAAAAAACCATTTTAGCGGCCTTAGTTGCAGGAGTTTTGGTAACAACAGGAAGCGAAGCACAGACTATCAAAAAGACAACAAAACCGGCAGCGACAGTGAAGAAGGCTCCGAGCACACCAGTAAAAGCAGCAGCAACGCCTGCCGTACTCAAAAATAAGATGGATTCTTTGTCGGCTGCCATTGGCGTAAGCTTTTCAAATTCATTAAATTCTCAGGGAATTTCGGACATTAATACGGAGGTTTTAACAAAAACCATCAATGCTTCGCTCAAAGGCGGTAAAACAGCATTTACGCCGGAAGATGCCAATAAATTTATCGGTGAATATTTTCAAAAATTAACTGAAGAAAAAGGAGCTGTGTTCAGAGTAGAAGGAGAGAAATTCCTGGAAGAAAATAAGAAGAAAGAAGGGGTTGTTACAACAGAAAGTGGTCTTCAATATCAGATCATTAAGGCGGGCGAAGGCCCTAAGCCTGCGGCAACCGATAAAGTGAAAACCCATTATCACGGCACTTTAACCAATGGAACGGTTTTTGACAGTTCGGTAGAAAGAGGCGAGCCCGTGGAGTTTCCGGTTAATGGTGTGATCAAAGGGTGGACAGAAGCGTTACAGCTTATGCCGGTTGGTTCAAAATGGAAGTTATTTATTCCTTATCAACTTGCTTATGGTGAACGTGCAGCAGGCCCTCAGATCCCGGCTTATTCAGCGCTGGTGTTTGAGGTTGAATTATTAGAGATTGTTAAATAG